The sequence ATGAAGATTTTCTGGCCGGTGATCTTGTAGCTGCCGTCGGCCTGCGGTTCCGCGCGGGTGCGCACCGCGGCGAGGTCCGAGCCCGCCTGCGGCTCGGTGAGGTTCATGGTGCCGGTCCATTGGCCGGACACCATGTTGGGCAGAAAGCGCGCCTTGAGTTCCTCGGAGCCGCGCAACACCAGCGCCTCGATCGCCCCTTGCGTGAGCATCGGACACAGCGAGAAGGCCATGTTGGCCGCCTTGAACATCTCGCCCACGGCGGTCGCGACCAGCGTCGGCAGGCCTTGGCCGCCGTACTCCTGGGGCGAGGTCGTCGCGGTCCAGCCGGATTCGGCAAACGCGTCGTAAGCCGCCTTCCAGCCCTTGGCCGTGGACACCGCTCCGTCGGCCCAGCGGGCGCCTTCCCGATCGCCCGCCTGATTCAGCGGGGCCAGCACGCCTGACGCGAACTTCGCGCCTTCTTCGAGAATCGCCTCGACCAGATCAGGCGTTGCATCCTCACAGCCGGGCAAGGCCGAGAGCTCATCGAGTCCAGCCAGGTTTTCCAGGACGAACCGCATATCGCGGATCGGTGCGGTGTAGCTCATCGTTTCCCCCTTGTCGTTCGATCGCTGCGATCGGCACGCCCCCCGGCGGCCGAACGGATCGGTTCACTTGTCCATCAGGTAGCTCTGGTCGTCGAAGGCCGCCACCCAGCCCGGCCGATAAACGACCAGGAGCGTGATCGCTACCCCGCACATCCAAGACTCCGCGAAAGCGAGCAAGAGGAAGTACGGCAGGTAGTCTTCGAACAAGGCTTGCCAGGAATGGCCCGCCAGACCGAGCGTCGCGGTCGCTCCCAACCCGACCAGCAGCACGCCCAGCGCGGCCACGAGGCAGGTGTTCACGAACACGAAGATAAAGAAGTGATGAGGGAGACGGCGCTGGATCCAGCGGTTCGCGGCGTCCGCAAACCAGGCCGGCATCAGCGCAAGCAAGGTGAAGTCAAAAGGCCAGGCGGCGAGGTCCGAGCCCTTGGCGATCGCGGCGCCGAGGCTGGCGATCGCAAGCGCCAGCAGCGCCTGGCCGCGGCCAAGCATCAGCACGGCGGCTGTTACGCCCAGGATGTGGAGGCCGAAGCCGGGCCCCAGGCGGGCGCTCATGTGCCAGAAGACCATGAGGCACACGCTGGTGGCGCCGAGCCGGTTGAGGCCCGGCCCGAATGCGAGCGCGCGCCAGTCGATCCGCCGCCAGTCGTAGCAGAGCGCGCCGGCGAGAATCAGGCAGGCGAGTGGCAAGGCGCCGTCAGGAAGGGAGGCACGACTGAAATCCACGACCCTTCCTTCAGGCGCACAAGCCTCAGAGTGCGGCGGTCAGTTTCGGGACGATGTCGAAGAGATCGCCCACGAGGCCGTAGTCGGCAACCTGGAAGATCGGCGAATCGAGATCCTTGTTGATCGCCACGATGATCTTCGAGTCCTTCATGCCGGCCAGATGCTGGATCGCCCCGGAAATGCCAATGGCGAAGTACAGCTCGGGCGCCACCACCTTGCCGGTCTGGCCGACCTGGTAGTCGTTCGGCGCATAGCCTGCATCCACCGCGGCACGCGACGCGCCGAGTGCGGCGCCCAGCTTGTCGGCCAAGGGCTCGAGCAGGCCGTGGTAGTTCTCGCTGCTGCCGAAACCACGGCCGCCAGACACCACCACGCGCGCGGAGCCGAGTTCCGGACGGCTGCTCGACGCGATCTCGCGACCGACCAGCTTCGACAGCCCGCAATCGGCCGCCGCGCCCAGAGCCTCGACCACCCCAGCGCCGCCTTCCGCAGCGGCCGCGTCGAACGCCGCCGTGCGCACGGTGACGATCTTCACTGCATCCGGCGACTGCACGGTGGCGAGCGCGTTGCCGGCATAGATCGGGCGGACAAAGGTGTCGGCGCTCTCGACCGCCACGATGTCCGAGACCTGCGAGGCATCCAGCAGCGCGGCCACGCGGGGCATGAAGTTCTTGCCGAAGGCCGTGGCCGGAGCCAGCACGTGGCCGTAAGCCGAAACGTTTGCGAGGATCAGCGCGGCGAGATTTTCGGCCAGTTGATCTTTGTAAATGGCGGCGTCGGCGAGGCGCACCTTGGCCACACCCGCGATCTTCGCCGCGGCCTGCGCCACGGCTTCGCAGCCCTGACCGGCGACCAGGACATGGATGTCGCCGCCGATCTTGCTGGCCGCGGCGATGGTGTTGAAAGTCGATGCCTTGAGCGAGGCGTTGTCGTGCTCGGCAATTACCAGAATCGTCATCGCGTTCGTCCTCACAGCACCTTGGCTTCGTTCTTGAGCTTGGCGAGCAGCTCTTCGACGCTCGCCACCTTGATGCCGGCCGTGCGCTCGGCGGGCTCGACGACCTTGAGGGTCTTGAGGCGCGGGCTGACATCGACACCCAGGTCGGAGGGCTTGATCGTTTCCAGCGGCTTCTTCTTCGCCTTCATGATGTTGGGCAGCGTGGCGTAACGCGGCTCGTTCAGGCGCAGATCGGTGGTGACGATGGCCGGGAGCGAAATCTGGATGGTTTCGGAACCGCCGTCGATTTCACGCGTGACCTCGGCCTTGCCATCGCTGACCTGCAGCTTGGAGGCGAAGGTGGCCTGCGGCCAGCCCAGCAGCGCTGCGAGCATCTGGCCGACCTGGTTGGCGTCGTCGTCGATCGCCTGCTTGCCCAGGATCACCAGTTGCGGTTGTTCCTTCTCGACCACGGCCTTGAGCAGCTTGGCGACAGCCAGGGGCTGCAGCTCGACCTCGGATTCGACCAGGATGGAGCGGTCGATGCCGATCGCCATGGCGGTGCGCAGGGTTTCCTGGCTGGCGGTCACGCCGCAGGACACGGCGACGGCTTCGGTCGCGACGCCTGCTTCACGCAGACGCACGGCTTCTTCGACGGCGATCTCGTCGAAGGGATTCATGGACATCTTCACGTTGGCCAGATCAACGCCGGTGTTGTCGGCTTTGACCCGCACCTTGACGTTGTAATCGATCACACGCTTGACGGGGACCAGGACTTTCAAATCCGCACTCCTTCCACTTCCGTTCACGTAAGCGCTCAAATTCGCGCAAAGCCGCCATTATCGCGCGAGCCAGCCCCGCTTGATTGACACCGCGGGGGTCGGCTTTGAAAATCGCCGTACGTTTCCGTATCCGATTCCATACGGTAACGTATGGTCGACAAGCCTGTCAATCCGGGCGATCCTTCGCGCTTCGATCGCTTCCACCATACGTTTCAGCGGGTAGAACCCGAGCATCCTCGCACCAGGCTCATGGAAAAGAACAACAGCAAGACCCGCAACGCAAGCCGCCCCACCCTCGATCGCAAGGCCTGGATCCAGACCGCCACCGATGTTCTCGCCGAAGAAGGCGTGACCGGTTTGCGCGTCGAGGTTCTCGCCAAACACTGTGGCGTCACCAAAGGCAGTTTCTACTGGCACTTCAAGGATAGACAGGAGCTCCTGGACGAAGTCCTTTCCCAGTGGAAGGAAGGCCGCATCCGCGACGTGAGCAAGCAGGCACGCGCCGAACCTGGCCAGGAACTCAACCAGCTGGTGAAGGTGATCGACGTCTACTCCGCTTCGCGCAACCGCCGCGGGATCCAGATCGAACTCGCCGTGCGCGACTGGGCGCGGCGCGATCCGAAAGCCGCGCAGGTAGTGGAGGAAGTCGATGAGTGGCGCCTGAAGAACGCACGCGATCTTTTCGTCGCCTCCGGCATGCCGGAATCCGAAGCAAAGAGCCGCTCACTGCTGCTCTACGCCTACTCCTTCGGCCTGTCGTTGATGATCTACGAGCACTTCGACGGTGACGTCGCGGCGTTGCGCACCCAGATTGCCGACTTCATCGCGCGCGGCACCCAGCCTGAGGGCGACACGCGTCAGGCAGCGAAGTAGCGCGCGAGCCCGGGAATCGCGGCGAGCGCGTTCTTGCCCGTCATCTCGACAATGCGCTCGACCGGCTCACCCCGCAGCTCCGCAAGCACCTCGGCATAGCGCGGCAATTCCGACGGCAGCGACGGACCTTCTGGTCGCCAGCCGGGCGGGATGTCCGGTCCGTCGGTCTCAAGCACGATGCTCTCCAGTGGCAGCGTGGCGGCCAGCTCGCGGATCCGCCGCGAGCCCGAATAGGTCATCGCGCCGCCAAAGCCCAGCTTGAAACCCAGCTTGATGAAGGCATCGGCCTGCTGGCGACTGCCGTTGAAGGCATGCGCGATGCCTCCACACACCTTGATCCGGCGGAGTTCCTTCAACACCGCATCCTGCGCGCGTCGCACATGCAACAACACGGGCAGCCCATGGTCACGCGCAAGCTTGAGCTGCGCGGCATACATGCGCTGTTGGTGTTCCTGATCCGCATCCTCGACGTAGTGATCCAGGCCGATCTCCCCCACCGCGACGGCCCTGCCCTGCTTCAGTCGCGCCTCCACGTCCGCTACGGCCGCGTCGCCGAGGCCACGCACGTAGAGCGGATGAATGCCGTAGGCAAGATGGCAGTCAGAGTTCTCGTCCGCGAGCCGGGTGATTGCATCGAAATTCGCGGGCAGCACGCCCAGCAGCACCATCGCCCTCACGCCTGCCGCTCGCGCATCGGCGAGCACCTCGGCACGCGTCGCATCGAACTCCGACGCATCCAGGTGGAGGTGGGTGTCGATCAGCATCCGCGCGTCATTCGATTGCCTGCGCCGAGCGGGCCCTTTCGCGCAGCAGATACTTCTGGATCTTGCCGGTGGATGTCTTGGGCACGGGGCCGAAGATCACACGCTTGGGTGCCTTGAAACGCGCCAGACGCTCCCGGCAGAAATCGATGAGTGTCTGCTCGTCGAGCTTGGCGTCCTCGCGCAGCTCGACGAAGGCACAAGGCACCTCGCCCCACTTCTCGTCCGGTGTCGCCACCACGGCGGCGGCCAGCACCGCCGGATGGCGGTAGAGCACATCCTCGACCTCGATCGAGGAGATGTTCTCTCCACCTGAAATGATGATGTCCTTGGAACGATCCTTGATCTTCACGTAACCGTCGGCCTGCATCACACCCAGATCCCCGGTGTGATACCAGCCGCCGCGGAAGGCATCCTCCGTGGCACGCGGATTCTTGAGGTAACCCTTCATCACCAGGTTGCCGCGGAACATCAGCTCGCCCATGGTCTCGCCGTCGGCCGGTGTGCGTTGCATATCGGTCGGATCGATCACCGTGATGCCTTCCTGCAGGTGATAAGGCACGCCCTGGCGACCGTTCAGGCGCACCTGCTCCTCTACCGGAAGCGCAGCCCATTCCAGATGCTTGGCGCAAACGGCCGCAGGACCGTAGGTCTCAGTGAGGCCATACACATGGGTAAGGTCGAAGCCAATCCTCGCCATCCCCTCGATCATCGAGGCCGGCGGCGGCGCGGCGGCAACCAGCGCGCTCACCGTGTGGTTGATGCCGCGGCGCAGCTCTTCGGGCGCGTTGACCAGCATCGAATGCACGATGGGCGCGCCGCAGTAGTGGGTGACACCATGCTCACGGATCGCATCGAAGATCAGGCGCGGCTCAACCCGACGCAGGCACACGTTCGTCCCGCAGTTGGCCGCCATGCTCCACGCGAAACACCAGCCGTTGCAGTGGAACATCGGCAGGGTCCACAGGTAGACCGATTGCGGCGGCATCCCCCAGGAGACGAGATTGGAGGTCGCATTCAGATAGGCGCCACGGTGGTGATACACCACCCCTTTGGGATTACCCGTGGTGCCCGAGGTGTAGTTGAGCGAAATCGCGTCCCACTCGTCATCGGGATGCGCCAGCGCCTCGGACGCATCGCCTTCGGCCAGGAGCGCTTCATAGTCCAGGCTCCCGAGAGCTTCGCCGGTGCCCTTGTATTCGGAATCCAGCACATCGACCACGAGCAGGCTCTCGATACCCGCCAGCGCGATCGCCTCGCGCACCGTCGCGGAGAATTCGCGATCGGTGATCAGCATCCGCGCCTCGGCGTGCTGCAGGATGAAGGCGATCGTCTGCGCGTCCAGCCGGGTGTTGATGGTGTTGAGCACCGCACCGCAACCCGGGACGCCGAAATGGCACTCGTACATCTCGGGAGTGTTGTTGAGCACTACGGCGACTGTGTCGCTCTTGCGGATGCCGCGCCGACGCAAGGCGGAAGCCAGCGCCTGCGAGCGCGCGAGGGTCTGGGCCCAGGTCTGGCGTCGGGCACCGTGGATGAGCGCAAGCCCGTCGGGATAAACGTAGGCCGCGCGCTCGAGAAAGGACAACGGGGTCAGCGGCACGTAGTTGGCCGCGGTTTTTTCCAGACCTTCAGCGTAAGGGCTGCCAGCGCGCTCCATGGTGTCTCCCCCGAGCATCGCGCGTCCCCGCGGAGTGCGGGGCTGACCGCTTGTGAGCGGCGATTATCCCCCCGCGGCGCAGGCTTTGGCATCCATCGTTGCCAGCCATTCGCGCGCGAGCCCCGCGAGCTTGTCGGCCTCGGTCCGCACCGTGGCAGCGCCCCCCGCCGGGTCTGCACTTGGCGTGGCGTCATTGAGATCGAAGGCGCGCTGCGCCATCAACTCGCTGGTCGGGCCGCCTTTGAGGAAGAGGACCCCCGACATCCGCACACGGCTGGCGCTGTCGGAATCGAAGACCTGCACCAGCTCGTCGAGTCGCACGGTGAGCGTGCAGCGCGAAGGCTGGGCCGCGCCCAGGGCACGCATGAGGGAGTTCTCGATCAGGTCGCCGGGAGGCGCGACCCAGCGGTTGTCGGCGAAGGCCTTGCGCGCGCTTGTCTGCTCGCCCTGCCGATATTGCATGACCGCAGCGTTGAGCCAACCCGGCGTGGTCACTTCGACCCGACGCAGCGGCATCACCGGCGCCTGCACCGGGCCGGGGGCGCCCAGGTCATGCACCGTCGGCACCCGCACTTCAGCGGGCTTGGTAATGCATGCAGCCAGCAACAGGCTCGTGATGCACAGGGAGAATGTCGAACGCATGTCTTCCTCAGGGTCTCTGCGGGGCGTAGCCGGCTTCGCCGGGTCCGGGCACGGGCCCCTTGCGGCCAAAAACGATGGACTGCGGATTGCGCTCCAGGCTGTTGATCAGGCCGGACAGATCGCTGCTGAGCTGCTGCAGCTGGCCCAGGGTATCGCCCAGCTGGGAGCCGCCCTCGCCCACCACACGCGTCTGCAGGTCATTGCCGACGGCCTCCCAACGGGCCGAGAGCTGCTGTACCGCGGCCAGCGTGACGCGCAACTGCTCTACGGTCTGCGGCAGCGAAGCCGTGCCCTTTTCGATGTTCGCGAGCGTCGCATCGATGCGTGCGGAATCAAGCCGCGCGACCACGCGATCCAGTCGTTCGACCAGCTCCGGCATCTTCGCCAGCACCGCTTCAAGATGTTGCGAGGAGCGATCGACGTTCTCGAGCACCGAAGCCACGCGCTCCCGGTTTTTGTCGTTGACGATCAGCGCCAGGCGCTCGGCGATATCGCGCACCCGCTCCGCCGCCAGGGCCACGCTCTCCATCGTGCCGCGGGTGCGCGCCTCGAGCGGGATCTCCGGGAACGCTTCGCCGGGCCCCGCCAGCGGACGGGGATCCGTGCCGTCGTCGTCCAGATCGATGGACACAAATCCGGTGAGACCCTGCGTATTGAGCTTGGCGCGCAGGGCCTTGGTCAGCGGCACATCGGCCGTCAGTCGCGCCGACACCAGGATGCGGCGCGGATTGTCCTTGTCGAATTCGATGTTGGTGACCCGCCCGGAGCGCAAGCCACGAAAGCGTACGGCCGCCTGTTCGCTCAGTCCGGAGACGCCCTGCTCCGTGACCATGACGAGATCGACTGTCCGCTCGGAACGCCCCGAGAGCCACCACATCGCGAACGCCACAGCCAGCCCCAACACGATCGTGAAGAGGCCGACGGAAAAGGCATGGGCACGGTTTTCCATCAGTCAGTCCGGCGTCCGCGCTGCAGGGCATGCAGGCTGCGTTCGCTGCGAAAGAAACGTTCAATGAAAGGATGCTCGACCTTGACGACCTCTTCGAGCGTTCCGCTGGCCAGAATGCTGCCATCGGTCAGCACCGCGACCCGCGTCGCCAGCGCGGCCAGGGTATCGAGGTCGTGCGTGACGAACACCACCGTCAGATCCAGCGCGCGGTGCAGACTGCGGATCAGATCCACGAAGGACGCGCTGCGGTCCGGGTCTAGACCGGCCGTCGGTTCGTCGAGCAGCAACAGCTCCGGATCCAGCGACAAGGCCCGCGCCAGCGCCACCCGCTTGATCATGCCACCGGAAAGCTCGGCCGGCATCCGCCATGCAACATCCGCGTCGATCTCCACCATGCCCAGCTTGGTGAAGACCAGATCCCGAATTTCGTCTTCGGACAGGCGTCGGAGTTCCCGCAAGGGAAAGGCCACGTTGTCGAAGACACTCAGGGCCGAGAACAGCGCCCCGTGCTGGAAGAGCATGCCCAGGCGCTGCTGGCGCATCTCGCGCTCGACACGGTTACCCGATTGCTGTGCCTCGCCGAAGAGCAATACCTTGCCCTCGCTGGGTCGATGGAGGCCGACGATCTGGCGCAGCAAGGTGGTCTTGCCGCTCCCGGAACCGCCGACCAAGGCCATCACTTCTCCGCGGGGAACCGCGAAATCGATGCCCCGCAAGACCCAGCGCCGACCGAATCGCGTTCCCAGCCCCTCGACGACAACCGGATCGACCATCAGCGCGCCAGCCCTACGTTGCGCGTCGCCAGCGCGAACACTGCATCGAGCAGGATCACCAGGGTGATCGCGGTCACCACCGACTTGGTGGTGTTCGACGACAGGCTTTCGGTGTTCGGCTTCACCTGGATGCCGAAATGACACGCCACAAGGGCGATCGTCACCCCGAAGGCCGCGCCCTTGCTCAAGGCGATCCAGAGGTTCGGAAGCGGCACCGCCCGCGGCAGGTTGGAGATGAAGAACTCGTAGTCCAAGCCCAGCTCGAAATGCGCCGCCAGCATCCCGCCGGCCAGCGCAATGAGACAGGTCCAGGCCACCAGCAGGGGCATCGCCACCGCCAGCGCAATGACCTTCGGGAGCACCAAGCGCAGCTGGCGCGGAACGCCCATGGCGGCCAACGCGTCGATCTCCTCGGTCACCCGCATGGTGCCAAGCTGCGCCGTCATCGCCGAGCCGGAACGTCCGGCCACCAGCACCGCGATCAACACCGGCCCCAGCTCGCGGATGACGCCGATGCCCAGCACATCGACGATGAAGGATTCGGCCCCGAAACGCTTGAGCTGCAACGCGAACAGATAGGAGAGCACCACACCGATCAGGAAGGCCACCATGGCCGCGACCGGCATGGCGCGCACGCCCGCCTTGTAGAGGTTGGCGGAGATCTCCAGCCAGGGAATCCGGCCCGGGCTGCGCACCACGTAGTGCAACTCGATGATGAGCTGCCCGAGGAGGCTGACAAAGGCAAATACATGCCGCCCCAACTGCAGGACCGACTCGCCAACCCCCTCGACCCAACCGTGCAGCGACAGACGCGGCCGACGCGCAGGCTCCCGGGTCGCATGCTGCCCGAGGCGCGAGAAGAGGCTCTCGTAGTCGTGGGGCACCGTTGCACCCGGGGGCAGCTTGCGGCCCCAGCGGCGCCAGAGCAGCAGTGCACCATAGGTATCAAGGGCCGTCACGCCGACCAGATCCCACTGGCCGTCCGGCGCACTGGCGGCGACCGCGCGACGCACCTCGGTCGCTCGACCTTCCAGGCCGCGCAGCGTCCAGGCAC is a genomic window of Niveibacterium sp. SC-1 containing:
- a CDS encoding energy-coupling factor ABC transporter permease, producing MDFSRASLPDGALPLACLILAGALCYDWRRIDWRALAFGPGLNRLGATSVCLMVFWHMSARLGPGFGLHILGVTAAVLMLGRGQALLALAIASLGAAIAKGSDLAAWPFDFTLLALMPAWFADAANRWIQRRLPHHFFIFVFVNTCLVAALGVLLVGLGATATLGLAGHSWQALFEDYLPYFLLLAFAESWMCGVAITLLVVYRPGWVAAFDDQSYLMDK
- a CDS encoding FAD-binding protein — translated: MTILVIAEHDNASLKASTFNTIAAASKIGGDIHVLVAGQGCEAVAQAAAKIAGVAKVRLADAAIYKDQLAENLAALILANVSAYGHVLAPATAFGKNFMPRVAALLDASQVSDIVAVESADTFVRPIYAGNALATVQSPDAVKIVTVRTAAFDAAAAEGGAGVVEALGAAADCGLSKLVGREIASSSRPELGSARVVVSGGRGFGSSENYHGLLEPLADKLGAALGASRAAVDAGYAPNDYQVGQTGKVVAPELYFAIGISGAIQHLAGMKDSKIIVAINKDLDSPIFQVADYGLVGDLFDIVPKLTAAL
- a CDS encoding electron transfer flavoprotein subunit beta/FixA family protein; its protein translation is MKVLVPVKRVIDYNVKVRVKADNTGVDLANVKMSMNPFDEIAVEEAVRLREAGVATEAVAVSCGVTASQETLRTAMAIGIDRSILVESEVELQPLAVAKLLKAVVEKEQPQLVILGKQAIDDDANQVGQMLAALLGWPQATFASKLQVSDGKAEVTREIDGGSETIQISLPAIVTTDLRLNEPRYATLPNIMKAKKKPLETIKPSDLGVDVSPRLKTLKVVEPAERTAGIKVASVEELLAKLKNEAKVL
- a CDS encoding TetR/AcrR family transcriptional regulator, with translation MEKNNSKTRNASRPTLDRKAWIQTATDVLAEEGVTGLRVEVLAKHCGVTKGSFYWHFKDRQELLDEVLSQWKEGRIRDVSKQARAEPGQELNQLVKVIDVYSASRNRRGIQIELAVRDWARRDPKAAQVVEEVDEWRLKNARDLFVASGMPESEAKSRSLLLYAYSFGLSLMIYEHFDGDVAALRTQIADFIARGTQPEGDTRQAAK
- a CDS encoding TatD family hydrolase, giving the protein MLIDTHLHLDASEFDATRAEVLADARAAGVRAMVLLGVLPANFDAITRLADENSDCHLAYGIHPLYVRGLGDAAVADVEARLKQGRAVAVGEIGLDHYVEDADQEHQQRMYAAQLKLARDHGLPVLLHVRRAQDAVLKELRRIKVCGGIAHAFNGSRQQADAFIKLGFKLGFGGAMTYSGSRRIRELAATLPLESIVLETDGPDIPPGWRPEGPSLPSELPRYAEVLAELRGEPVERIVEMTGKNALAAIPGLARYFAA
- a CDS encoding acyl-CoA synthetase — encoded protein: MERAGSPYAEGLEKTAANYVPLTPLSFLERAAYVYPDGLALIHGARRQTWAQTLARSQALASALRRRGIRKSDTVAVVLNNTPEMYECHFGVPGCGAVLNTINTRLDAQTIAFILQHAEARMLITDREFSATVREAIALAGIESLLVVDVLDSEYKGTGEALGSLDYEALLAEGDASEALAHPDDEWDAISLNYTSGTTGNPKGVVYHHRGAYLNATSNLVSWGMPPQSVYLWTLPMFHCNGWCFAWSMAANCGTNVCLRRVEPRLIFDAIREHGVTHYCGAPIVHSMLVNAPEELRRGINHTVSALVAAAPPPASMIEGMARIGFDLTHVYGLTETYGPAAVCAKHLEWAALPVEEQVRLNGRQGVPYHLQEGITVIDPTDMQRTPADGETMGELMFRGNLVMKGYLKNPRATEDAFRGGWYHTGDLGVMQADGYVKIKDRSKDIIISGGENISSIEVEDVLYRHPAVLAAAVVATPDEKWGEVPCAFVELREDAKLDEQTLIDFCRERLARFKAPKRVIFGPVPKTSTGKIQKYLLRERARSAQAIE
- a CDS encoding ABC-type transport auxiliary lipoprotein family protein, coding for MRSTFSLCITSLLLAACITKPAEVRVPTVHDLGAPGPVQAPVMPLRRVEVTTPGWLNAAVMQYRQGEQTSARKAFADNRWVAPPGDLIENSLMRALGAAQPSRCTLTVRLDELVQVFDSDSASRVRMSGVLFLKGGPTSELMAQRAFDLNDATPSADPAGGAATVRTEADKLAGLAREWLATMDAKACAAGG
- a CDS encoding MlaD family protein, with translation MENRAHAFSVGLFTIVLGLAVAFAMWWLSGRSERTVDLVMVTEQGVSGLSEQAAVRFRGLRSGRVTNIEFDKDNPRRILVSARLTADVPLTKALRAKLNTQGLTGFVSIDLDDDGTDPRPLAGPGEAFPEIPLEARTRGTMESVALAAERVRDIAERLALIVNDKNRERVASVLENVDRSSQHLEAVLAKMPELVERLDRVVARLDSARIDATLANIEKGTASLPQTVEQLRVTLAAVQQLSARWEAVGNDLQTRVVGEGGSQLGDTLGQLQQLSSDLSGLINSLERNPQSIVFGRKGPVPGPGEAGYAPQRP
- a CDS encoding ATP-binding cassette domain-containing protein; amino-acid sequence: MVDPVVVEGLGTRFGRRWVLRGIDFAVPRGEVMALVGGSGSGKTTLLRQIVGLHRPSEGKVLLFGEAQQSGNRVEREMRQQRLGMLFQHGALFSALSVFDNVAFPLRELRRLSEDEIRDLVFTKLGMVEIDADVAWRMPAELSGGMIKRVALARALSLDPELLLLDEPTAGLDPDRSASFVDLIRSLHRALDLTVVFVTHDLDTLAALATRVAVLTDGSILASGTLEEVVKVEHPFIERFFRSERSLHALQRGRRTD
- a CDS encoding ABC transporter permease, whose amino-acid sequence is MAVEPARLERVGAGVKLSGAWTLRGLEGRATEVRRAVAASAPDGQWDLVGVTALDTYGALLLWRRWGRKLPPGATVPHDYESLFSRLGQHATREPARRPRLSLHGWVEGVGESVLQLGRHVFAFVSLLGQLIIELHYVVRSPGRIPWLEISANLYKAGVRAMPVAAMVAFLIGVVLSYLFALQLKRFGAESFIVDVLGIGVIRELGPVLIAVLVAGRSGSAMTAQLGTMRVTEEIDALAAMGVPRQLRLVLPKVIALAVAMPLLVAWTCLIALAGGMLAAHFELGLDYEFFISNLPRAVPLPNLWIALSKGAAFGVTIALVACHFGIQVKPNTESLSSNTTKSVVTAITLVILLDAVFALATRNVGLAR